TTTCTCTTCATTTTCGCTTTAATTCATTCGTTCCTCTTGCTCTAAGATATTTCCACATGTTCTTTTTCCTAATTTCTGACATGTATATTGTTAGGTCCATGAAATGCAAGCTTCTTGAACTTCATGTTCTTGCCATATGTTTTTGTGTGTATATTTATGTATAGGACGTATACGTCATCCTTTGATCTTGTTATATTTTCAATTTAACCATCAATTGTGTTTGTAAGTACTTTACATTATGATAAGTCCTTCATTCATTTTTGTTTATGGGGCGCGCCCTAGATTCGTCATATGGTCTTCGGGTTACGTCTCCCTGTTTTTATCTTCACGGGGCGCGCCTGAAGCCGTGTGGCCTCTGTTGTACTGGGCGCACCCGGAGTCTATCTGAAGCATGAGTCGCAACCTTGTTTCCTCTCGTATGCAGTGTATTTCTTGTATGAATCATGTTAATTTATTTAACGTGGTTCTTTCAGGCATGGCTCCTCGGATTCCTAAGTGTTTCATGTTTTGTCTTGCTCCTGAGAAGACGATGCCCGAGAGGGATGttgcaaaactttcttcacagCACGATGCGTGCCCTAGTTCTTCTCCTATGGAAGTTGTTCAGGCGCTTCTAGTCCTTTCGTCGAAGTGTACTAGAGCTAGCGTGAAAATTGGTACTTCGAAGAAGGTGAAGGCTTCTTCTCTTTTCCAAGTGAAATCTCACTTGGGTACTTTGGTTGTGTATTTTCTCGGAGCTAAGGAGTTAAAATCTTGGAAGAATTTGTCATCGACTAAAAGAGATCTTGCAAGAATCACAGCTGTTGCGCAATTACTATTCCTTTATTTGGAGGATACTTCCATAACTCCTAAGGATAGGGCTCGACTTAATAGTCTTGACATGGAGCGGAAGAAACTAATTTCTCGTGCCACAAATGTTGAAGAAGAGTTGAGGAAGAAGAGTAAGGATAAGGATGTTATCATAGCAAAATATGCGCACGAATTGAAACGACAGGGCCAgattatttataattttcatgATTTTTCGGACGCAGCCCTTATTGAGAGAGTTAAGCTTGAGCTTAGGTCAAGAAACTCCGAGATGATCAGTAGAGTGGATGGAAGAAGGAGAAGGAAGAAATCTATGATACGGGTGTCGAGAAAGGCTTTTATATACTTCTCACTACCATCCTGGCCTGCGATCCTGCCTATGACTTTAGCTCCTTTGATGCAGAGATATTGTACTATGATGCTGACTTCAAGAGGGATAATGCCTATGTCATAGCCGCTAAGAGGGTTGCCTTAAGACTCGATCGACGTTCTTCTTTCACAACAGAAAGCGGGGTAGAGTCGTAACTGAGATGATCGATGTTGTTATTCCTCACGATGGTGTTGCTTCTCTGGATGATGTTATTATGGCTTATCCTCGTACACACTGTTTTCCGTCTACCGCCTGAGAGTAGGGGTATGCTTCTTAGGCTCTCTAAATCTTGTGTTTTTCATATGTGTTTCCTTGTGACTTCAATGATACTATGACTTTTATTTGAGGTGCGAGCCTCTGTAAAATCCTTACAGCTTGTACGAACCTATTTACTTATCACATTTTCGTATTTAGACTTCATATTGCATATCTTGTTTCATATTATCTCTTTGTTTCTGCCTTGAAATATTTTCATCTTGCAAAAACAAAAACCAAGGAATAAGTAATTGAAGTGGAGCAACTCCAAAATTCCCGTCTTTTAGCTAGCTTGAAAACAATCCTTTTCTTCGATGATTAACATAACTCAAACTTATCGTAATAATAAGAGTTGTTCTCCATATCTTCAAGTTAGAAACTTtgaaataaaaaatttcaaaattttattaatGATGCATTCTGGTGTAAAAATTCACAATAGTCTCAAGCGACGCCATTGTCTGTTGATCAATAGAAGGAACGAAAGTAAACATCCTACGAATAACACTGAGTGAGATGGTACGTGCACTACCCCCCCGGGCTAGGAGGAATTTTATTGATACTAATCTACTATTCGGGCTAAGCCCTACTTGAATCAACTATAGTGCATATAAGTAAGTAAGGGGTTGAGGCCGTGCCTTACTGGAAATATTTCGGCAGATGTTCCGCATTCCAAACTCGAGGAATAGGCTTTCCGTTCAAGCCCTCGAGATAACATGTTCCTTCCTCAAGTACTGCTCGGACTTTATAAGGTCCTTCCAAATTAGCTCTGAAGACTTCATGGCTAGTTATCTTCGTGTTAGGCAAGACCCTTTTCAATACCAAGTCGCCAATTTTCAATGGACGTACTTTGACCTTTCAATTATAAAACCTGGACACTCGTTGCTGATACGCCGCCAATTTCACTTGAGAAGCTATTCTAACTTCTTCCAGTAGGTCTCATTGAATCTGTTGCGTAACTTCACTATCTTCATAGCGGAATTTGCTTATATGGAGAGACCTAAATTCAACTTCTACCGATATCATGGCTTCATAATCATATGTCAGCATGAAAGGTGTTTCTCCTGTAGTAGATCTAGGAgtagtgttgtatgaccacaACACCTTTGGGAGCTCCTCTGGCCAATCTCCCTTACAATCTTCTAACTTAATCTTTAGTGTGTGTTTGATGATTTTATTAATAGCTTCCTTCTGTCCGTTGCTTTGGAGATGATATACTGCGGCAAAATCTTTTTGTATCTTCAAATTTTGAAACATTATTTTCAATTCTTTGCTGTCGAACTGCTTTGCATTGCCAGAGACTTACTTATATGGAATCCCAAATCGACTTATTATAAAATTGAAGACGAAATCTACTATCTTCTTTGTCGTAATAGTCGGCAAGGGCATAGCATTTGCTCACTTGATAAAGTAATCCACAGCCACAATCGCGTACTTGACACCCTCTTTGGCTTTGAGGAGCTTCCCGATCAAGTCAATCCCCCACATGGTAAATGGCCAAGGGCTTGCCATAGTGGTTAGTTTAGTTGCCGGTATGTTGGAgaagtttgtgaatctttgacaTTTATCACATGCTTTAACTAATTTAAATGAATCTTCCCGCAAAATTGGCCAGAAGTAACCCTGACGTAACACCTTTGCCGCAAGTATCCTCCGTCCGAATGATTGTCGCAGATTCCTTTATGTACTTTTTTCAGAATATTACGACAGCCTTCTCCTGCGATGCACTTCAATAAAGGTTGAATAAAACATTTTTGTATAACTTGGTTCATATTCCACACATCGTACAACTTTATATCGGAGTCGCCTGACTGCCATCTTATCTTTTGGAAGTGTCTCGTTCTTCAAGTACTCTCATATTGGAGTCATCCAAGTTTCTTCGGGAACCATCTTGGGTAAGGAAACCAGGTCTTTGCTCAGGACTTTGGTGAAAGAAAGCTGTTAATTTTCGTCAAGCAGAAACAAGCACGTCTTCTCGTTCATCTGGCCTCAGAGACAAAATTAATCTGTTATATTCAACCCCTGGATATACAGAGAAATTACCATTTAgctcaaaaaaataattttttctcTTTCTAGTGGGACAAGTTATCAAATGCTTAATCTTGGGAGAGGAGAACAATATAATATATAAAACAAATCGCTTCTGCAGCTATTCAGGCTCTTTTTTTTCCTTGCTTAAAAGATCCATTCTTCTATATTCGGGTTGACCTATGGGTCTCAAAACTTAATGGTAAACATTTGAGAGGCATCAGGAAAGTAAATATAATTCATGTTTTCTATTGTCTAGAAAATTGAGAAGTCATATTAAGTCATGTTTTGGGCCATACAGAACAAAAATATCTTATTTCAGAAAGGAGGATATATTTACCCGCTTGTTACTCATTGAGAGGAGGAGTATTACATAATGCATTTTGTAGAAGCGCACATGATATGCATTTAATATATGCGTAATAGAAAAGTAATGCGCGGTCTTGATTAGAGTAAAAGCGATTACGCATTTCATATATGCGGATTATACATacaaataattaagtaatatatAAATCGACGTCGATCCAAccacaaatctctctctctcctgAATCATACCTGAATCCTACCTTTTCTCCGATCCAACTCAATTTCTCTCTTTATGTTATATACATCAGATCCCATATACATACATagataaaattttatttaccGCCGCGATCTGTTCATCGTTTAAAAGAACATGATTGATTTGTGTTGTTGAAAAGGCCGGGATTTTGTAGGGTTCTTTCAAATACCTAATACGCATTTTGAAACGAGGTATCATCCGGGTATTAATGGCCAAACAAACAAAAAAGCATTATTTTGGTAATAGTAGACTGGTATTGTGTTAATATtgtcatttttttcttttttttaattataaaaaagtGTTCTCGAAATTGTCGGCACATAATATAATTGAAAAAGGGAGTCACAGAGCAATATATTTTCGGTCGTTAAACAGTGTTTACCGTTGCGATAATTAAGAGAATTTAGTCCAGGACCAAAAAATTTCAGGATCACTAGACATTTGTTGGAAAACTACAGCATCATAGAGTAACCCACCTCCAGTAGAAATGGCAGCTAGTTGAGTTGCCTCATTCAAACTATACAGAGTGCTGATAAGCCTAAGTAATATTCCAGTTTTTGCAGCTATATGGAAAAGATCATTCCTAGAGCTTGACCACTGAAGCTTAAATATTTGCCACAATCCGTCAATTGCAAGATGAACCATTTCCCTGCATGTCATTAATTCTTGAATTATACACACAAACAATTACAGGTAAAAGCATGTACGAGGAGTTTGATCTGCTAAAGAACTTTCAAGATGCATCTGATAAGTGGAAGTCATGTAAAAATTTGTAAAAGATGACTTGACAAAGAAACTGGGAAAAAGGCGCAATACATCATACCAACTAATATATACAACACAAAAACTTTTGCTAATCCAGCCACATGAGTTATGAAAGATTATAAAACTGTATTCGACTTGGATATTTCCCTTTCTCATAATGGAATTCCAAGTTTAAGTAACACTTGTAATATCAGACTTTTTAGAAACAGCTGACTGCTATTACAACTAAATTTATTCAACTATCACAATTTGCTTATGCTGAGTTACTGGGTCCTTTGCCACTGATTAGAAGTAACATTCTTGTTACTTTCTTTGAATTCTTCAATATTTTTGTGTGTGGAGAGTGCTCCACGTTTAATTCAGGAGAATCTACAATGTCATTAATAGTTTATATCTATATATTCAAGTTTCAACAATAAAAACAATGAAAGAAAGTAACAATGTTTACATCCTCTGTAATTtctaaaacaaaataaaacaatgAGTCGAAAGAAACATATGGCATATCAGAGTGTAAATGATTCACATCAAGCACGAACCTGTGGTTTTTATAGTCAGCCTCAAGAAAGCTCACAAGAATGGTAATACCAGGGCAAGCAATAAACATATGCAAAGTCATGCAGCTGTATAAAGCAGGAGTCAATTCTTATTACTTAGATAGATATAATTATGCCACAGGGATTAAGAGCAAAAAACCATATACCTTGAGTGACAAAACTGATGCAGGGATTTTGCTGCTTCCATACGAATTTCATGAGGGCGGTCAGGTACAGCAAAGCCCATGACTGTTGGAATCTGCAATGAAATAGTAATACTGTTATCCGATAAACAATTATACAAACTATAAGGAGTGTCAAAATAAAGAGCTATAAACTAATGAGACAGACTTTCGCTACTCATTCATGTTCAAATTTTTTTATTCCAGAAAAGGTGTCACACTGGTGGACTACAGATTCTTGTGTGTGTGCACCAATTTTGTAGAGTTAAGTACATGGTGCAATTCCAGACAGTTAACTCATCATGAACCACGTAcagaagaatccaactcagaacACTGAATCTCATGTCACTTTTCAGAATGTCGAGCCTGAGAGCTGAAATTTTGCACACGACTTAACAGGCCTGCTAGACAAGTGCTTTCCTGAATTTCAGTGCTATCCCTGGTAATCTCATTTAAAACTTGAAGCACCGAGCATATGACCTGGTAGAAAAAAGGTTATTATAATAGCTGCCACTGTACGAGGATAGCTAGGTTCAAAAATTATAGTTGCAAAGCCTTATAGAATGACATACACGAATGTTTGGAACCTCCAGTAGCTCCACTAGAGGAACAAAACCATGCTGGGTAAGGAAACCAAGCCTTTGCTCAGGACTTTGGTGAAAGAAAGCTGTTAATTTTTGGCAAGCAGAAACAAGCACGTCTTCTGGTTCATCTGGCCTCAGAGACAAAATTAATCTGCTATATTCAACCCCCTAGATATACAGAGAAATTACCATTTAgctcaaaaaaataatttttttttctctttctaTTGGTAGTAGTTGTCAAATGCTTAAGCTAATATTGTCCGGATAAAGCTTTTTTCAAATTTTGATAGGCCATCCAAGTTGTCAATATAAGAAATCAATTCCAAAGGTTGGGTATTGTTATTAGTGAATGTGTACTAGTTCTTTGCTCTAGCAGAAAACTTATAGCATTCAATCTTGTATACATTCAACAGACGAATTATTGTTATGACACAGTGCAGTCTTACATAAAGAATGTTGCAGAAAAGGTGCATGTAGGCCCATATAAAAAACATGCGCTGTTATAATACAAATGCATATTCCTCTATGGGCATATGATCAATTTCATCACTAATGTAGAGTTCATTGCTTTTTTATGAGGAGAATCTGATTATGTGCAGATCCGCCTAAACTAGAGTAGATTCCAAATTATGCTGAGATTTTGGTGTGCTTGATTTCTGCTCAATTATCAAGTCCACCAAGCTCAAATGACATTTTTATGAAATAGACATAGGGTTATGCAGAAAATGAAGACTACCTATAGATGAGGCAATTTATATTAATTTCCCTGGAATCTGGATAACCAGAACATAAATGAATCTTCGATATTTAAATCAATTTCTGAAATCCTATGAATCAGTGTAATTAAAGAAGTTTTGACATGACTCTTCTTTATGATTAGTATATTTTCTATCTTTACAAAGTTGAATTGTACCAACATCAGATGTTGACAAAACATGAATAGATGATCTGGTAAACCAAACTCTTCCATATTAGAGGCTTACACTATGTATGTAGTTCGTGTCTTCGTGATATGCTTGTTGACTTCAGAGATGTTCTAAAAAGAAAATAACACAATAAATAAATTCACCTTTGGAGGGCTAAACTCTTGGCTTTTCGATGTCGCACTAGATGAACCGTTTTCAGCATGATTAGAGCTTTCTTCTACACAAACTTTTTTTGAAATGATGCTTTTGCTACTAAAAGTAGGAGAACCAGTTTCATCATTAACCAACACTTTATCCTGGTCGGTCAAGTGAGAGACCTGGTGAAGCTCTGATGATGTCTCAGGATCACCAAATATACCCCTGAGAGGATTATGTTCAGCATCCTTGTCCGCATCAGCAGTATCAACTTTAAGAAATTCTGTTTCAGAGTCCTGGAATTTTACATGAAAGACATCAATAGAGATATATTAGATCTACTAcaaaaggcacaaaacagttcTTAAAAATATAACACACATCGCAGCTGCTTCATCATAATGCCTTCTATCATCAATCTGAGAGTGTGTGATTGCTAAGCTACGGCAAGAATCAAGTTATTAAAGAATTGAAATACACTCTCACTTTCTAGATGTTCCGAACACAACAGGCATCAAAGGTTTCGTGTATCTAGTTTATCTTGTTGGCAAGGGGTTATTAAGTTGCATAGCCATCGGTGGTGTCAGTACTTCATAATTCAATACACTAAGCATGCATATCCTCAGCTTGTCATTACAATTTCATACATGATATCGATATTTTGGGTGAGCTCATGGGATTCTTAATGAAAAATCAGAATCTTAACTGTGTAAACTGGCAAAACTAATGACATGTATGATAATACTGGAAAAAACACTAGCACTCACCTCGGCTTTCTTGGCATGGAGATTGTCAACAGAGTTCTGATCGTCTCCACTCGATGTCTCAGCATCCTCAGAACATAAGCTTCTTTTAGAAAGTAAAGCTTGCTCACTAAAATAATAAGTAATCAGACATTAACTCAATTATAATAATGCAAACTAGCTACAATCTGCAAAGCTTTATAGAAGTCCAGTCTCCGACAGTGTATTCATCAGTTTTCACATATGCCGTcataatgattatttatttaagcAAGAAAGTGTACAGTGTAACCTTTAGACAATCAAACCAAAtctttaaataaaaaaaaaacacgAAAAACACAAAAATTGTTCAATAATTACAAGCTAACTCCTAAAATATGAATAGAGAGCGCAACAGAAGTGAAAATGCAAAATGTAAACCTCCAGAGTGTTTGTAGCTTTTATGGGGAAAATGGATGAAGCAGAAAAGTGGAAATCAAGTTGCCTACCTTGATGTTTCACTGTCATGAAGGGGAGAGTGTACAATACGCCTGGATCTTTGAATCCAAGGGTGGGAAAGCAGAGTCTTGGCATCCAGCCTCTGCCTGTAATCCTGAAAAGTAAGTACTGAAGTGAATACAAGTAATAAGGATTTGTAGATATTAGATAGGTTACATTATATTCACAACTGGATCTAAGACAGGACAACATGGTTAACTAAGCTGTATTCTTTTTGCAATTGTAAAATATATTAGGCAGAACATGATTCAAGCCTAAGTTCGCACAGTCAACATTATGCAGATTCAATTGTACATTCAGAAACCATTTCTGAACTAACAAGATGAATAGCTCTTGACTAATAATACGAGAATTTAGATCCTAAATCAGCTATCACATGATCAATAATCGAATAATCAGCTACAACTATTTAATTCTCTGTAATCTTGATAGGTTTAACCACCATCATCCCGATGACTTAACACAGTTCTCTCATCTTAAGAGGATGCATCCAACTCCATTTCAAACAATCTATCTATTCATCTACGTTACAAAGCCAAATTATTTTTTTCTGACTGGTCTCTCTTAACTCTAAAAGTAATCATATCCCCAAATTCCTGAGTTTCGCACTCAACTTAATCAACATCAATATTGAATATGGGGCTAACAGAAAGGCTTGAATTGAAAATTCAATCTAAGCCACGGCGATTAAGTGTTAAATGCAAACTGGTATTGTTTTAGAATAAAAAATTTAGATATGGCTCATCACAGCAGCAGATAATTCAAGAATGTAAATATGTTTACACACGTGAGATGTGCGTGACAGGTAATAGCAAAGCAAAACAATCATGATGCAAATGTGAAACCTGCATGATAGGCAAGATCTCGACTTAAAATAGTCATTCCTGTTGTAACGCTCTACTGGAATGCGTTACAGttttttctttcaaaaaaaaagagaaagaaaaatagtACACTGTTACATCATGTTGCGCAGATTAGGTATGCGTCACAtgtcaaaaattttaaaaaaataataatcgTAGCATAAATCTATGATGttcaaataaaagaaaaaggTAAATAATACACCGATACTTCATGTTGCACATATTATGTATGCTTCACACGtcaaaaaattaataaaaaaatacaaaTCGAAGTGCATATCTATGATGTTCCCTCATGTGCTATAAAGGCCAACTTATACTGCCACTTGGAGAATAAAATGATTTTATGCTTTTTGTTAACACCCCAAAATCTTAGCAAAAACTAAATTCACGATAGCTCATTACAAGAAAACAGCAtgacaatttttaaaaataaccTGCACAATCTGCCAAAGAGCTGTCCAAGGCCCGAGATCATAATATGGAGGTAAACCTGTGAGCAGCTCAATCACAGTGCATCCAACACTCCATATATCAGATGCCGCACAAACTCCAGACATGTTGATCACCTACACAAGCATAACTGAATAAAAGGACTGCAATACACTTACCACAAAAAGGACTTAAATGCACATTCAATGCTGTAATTCATATAAATATATTGAACACTTCCGCATTAAAAGTATGCAAATATGGAATGCAGGGATATGGCCTCAATTTATCACAAGACATGCTGTCAATGATACTATACCCACTTGATGTATTAATCTGTGAAGCAGGGAATATTGCTCTAATAGACAATCAAGGTAACTCAAGAAATTCAGAATTCGGCAATACTTCTAAGCAGCATTTCAGAAAATTCGGGTTGAACAATCATAACAAACAACCAAGAGAATTTGTGTTGACACATATGAGTATGATGTATGGTTCATCTCGAGAGCAGGAATGCcaattttttgtttttattaaaaACTATACATGGGCAAATAGCAAGCCCTTGGACAGGTTTGCCTCATTATGCATGCCTGGTCTCTTGGTCAAGTCTGAGAAACAAACACAATTATGCAAGGCTGGCACCCAGGTTCAAATCACGGAATCAGAAGAAATATTGGGTCATATATGTTGTTTTAATAAATCATATATATGTAAGTAGGTAAATAAGAAAAACAAATACCAAACACATACGAAGCTGTAACTTGCTAGAACAACATTATTTCAATCCATATACAATAAGATGAATTTAAGTAATAAGTTGATTTTTTCTCCAAATATTATACCGAAATCGTCACTTGACATATGTCAATAACAATTTCGCCAACAAGAATTTTTGTCCCATAATCCAATATCTCCCGCCAACTTTGTCAAGCAAACCATCTTACTTCTATTCCATACAATAGTATTGATTGCTGTCAAATCATATGCATTCGTATAATTGTATCAGCCGTCTTTTGAGCCAGGGATGCTTAACCGACTAGTAGTAAAAAGTCGACAAGTCATTCTTTACACATATATTAAATAGTTATACAGGTAACTTAACAAAACAcatcaatttcatatttttaatcagaAGTAAAAGAA
This genomic interval from Apium graveolens cultivar Ventura chromosome 8, ASM990537v1, whole genome shotgun sequence contains the following:
- the LOC141677371 gene encoding MAP3K epsilon protein kinase 1-like isoform X2; this translates as MPRLLASQKPKTIIDNRYMLGDEIGRGAHGIVYKGLNLENGEFVAIKQVSLENIKDEDLKNIMQEIDLLKNLNHKNIVKYLGSSKTTSHLHIFLEYVENGSLANIIKPANFDPFPESLVAVYITQVLEGLVYLHEQGVIHRDIKGANILTTKEDYRQRLDAKTLLSHPWIQRSRRIVHSPLHDSETSSEQALLSKRSLCSEDAETSSGDDQNSVDNLHAKKAEDSETEFLKVDTADADKDAEHNPLRGIFGDPETSSELHQVSHLTDQDKVLVNDETGSPTFSSKSIISKKVCVEESSNHAENGSSSATSKSQEFSPPKGVEYSRLILSLRPDEPEDVLVSACQKLTAFFHQSPEQRLGFLTQHGFVPLVELLEVPNIRVICSVLQVLNEITRDSTEIQESTCLAGLLSRVQNFSSQARHSEK
- the LOC141677371 gene encoding uncharacterized protein LOC141677371 isoform X6 yields the protein MPRLLASQKPKTIIDNRYMLGDEIGRGAHGIVYKGLNLENGEFVAIKQVSLENIKDEDLKNIMQEIDLLKNLNHKNIVKYLGSSKTTSHLHIFLEYVENGSLANIIKPANFDPFPESLVAVYITQVLEGLVYLHEQGVIHRDIKGANILTTKEDYRQRLDAKTLLSHPWIQRSRRIVHSPLHDSETSSEQALLSKRSLCSEDAETSSGDDQNSVDNLHAKKAEDSETEFLKVDTADADKDAEHNPLRGIFGDPETSSELHQVSHLTDQDKVLVNDETGSPTFSSKSIISKKVCVEESSNHAENGSSSATSKSQEFSPPKVICSVLQVLNEITRDSTEIQESTCLAGLLSRVQNFSSQARHSEK
- the LOC141677371 gene encoding MAP3K epsilon protein kinase 1-like isoform X3 codes for the protein MPRLLASQKPKTIIDNRYMLGDEIGRGAHGIVYKGLNLENGEFVAIKQVSLENIKDEDLKNIMNLNHKNIVKYLGSSKTTSHLHIFLEYVENGSLANIIKPANFDPFPESLVAVYITQVLEGLVYLHEQGVIHRDIKGANILTTKEDYRQRLDAKTLLSHPWIQRSRRIVHSPLHDSETSSEQALLSKRSLCSEDAETSSGDDQNSVDNLHAKKAEDSETEFLKVDTADADKDAEHNPLRGIFGDPETSSELHQVSHLTDQDKVLVNDETGSPTFSSKSIISKKVCVEESSNHAENGSSSATSKSQEFSPPKGVEYSRLILSLRPDEPEDVLVSACQKLTAFFHQSPEQRLGFLTQHGFVPLVELLEVPNIRVICSVLQVLNEITRDSTEIQESTCLAGLLSRVQNFSSQARHSEK